GTCAAGATGGTTTCATTTTTATTTGCTGAATTAATAATAACGCTCCTTGAGGTAGGAGGATTTTGCATATCTCCCAGTTTACTTGAGATTTGTCCTTGAGGAATGACTAACTCCCAACCTTTAACAATTGTATCTTGATTCCCTTGAATTGTTGATACGAAATTGGTCATTGAAACTTGAACATTCCATCCTGTACCAGTTCCACGTTCATCAATTATCTCTATTCCAAGCTTTTCATTGTCTTTTACTTCCGCAATCCCTGCTGCACCCATTTTAATTTTTCCAAATTTAAAATTTGACACAGCGTTGATTGTAAAATCTCCAGTACCAGTTCCTGGTCCTATCGGTTCTTCTGGTTCTTCTGGTTTCCCCGGCTCGATTCCACCAGATTTCAATACTTCAACATCCGCCGTTGTCGTTTTTTCAGTTGCTGTATCTGCATAAGCATTTTGTCCAGATAATAGCAAAACAGCCATTGCACATACTCCGAATAACATCATTGTTTTTTTCATCTTATTCTCTCTTCCTTCACAAAATTTAGTTATTACCAGTCGGTGTGTTGATCAAAGTCCACGTCACAGTAGCTTGGTAATCTCCCAATAAGTTTCCACCAGGAATCGTTAATTCAACTTGATCCGCCCAATCATTGATCCATGATCCTTTTCCTTGATTTTTTTCGGCACGCAAGATTGGTGTTGCGGCTTTTCCGATGATCGTTCCTGCTGCATTTGCTGCTTTCGGTGGATTCGTTGTGTCTCCATTGGCTGTTGTTTTAAAGGTTCCTGCTGGTACTTTGATCGTTGCACCTTTTAAGATTTTTGTTGCTTCTTTTTTATCTTTAAAATCATCAACTTTTGCTTGAACATTCCATCCAGCACCTGTTCCTCGTTTATCCGTTACTTGAATTCCTAGTGTTTCTCCATCCGAAACTTCTGCCGTTGTTTTTGTTTCACCACCACTGATCTTTGCTGATTTAAACTCAAAGTTCGAGACAGCATCAATTGTTAACAAACCTTTTTGACCTGTTTC
This sequence is a window from Enterococcus sp. 7F3_DIV0205. Protein-coding genes within it:
- a CDS encoding WxL domain-containing protein codes for the protein MKKTILLSSTLLLTALLAAGANEANAETTTPFNTDATFEFTTEDPENPDPNDPVDKEKPVGPETGQKGLLTIDAVSNFEFKSAKISGGETKTTAEVSDGETLGIQVTDKRGTGAGWNVQAKVDDFKDKKEATKILKGATIKVPAGTFKTTANGDTTNPPKAANAAGTIIGKAATPILRAEKNQGKGSWINDWADQVELTIPGGNLLGDYQATVTWTLINTPTGNN
- a CDS encoding WxL domain-containing protein, translating into MKKTMMLFGVCAMAVLLLSGQNAYADTATEKTTTADVEVLKSGGIEPGKPEEPEEPIGPGTGTGDFTINAVSNFKFGKIKMGAAGIAEVKDNEKLGIEIIDERGTGTGWNVQVSMTNFVSTIQGNQDTIVKGWELVIPQGQISSKLGDMQNPPTSRSVIINSANKNETILTADKNKGMGRYTSIFMDDKTKELNKSVRLAIPAYAKIGQYKAELTWSLINGPVK